One Deefgea tanakiae genomic region harbors:
- a CDS encoding rhodanese-like domain-containing protein translates to MSAVLSSGLATAVESEIFFAAQLQFRTDSADLAADLIAAEPQIVVIDTRSVAHYQAAHIPGAISFPHRLMTAESTADWDRSKVYVTYCDGIGCNGSTWGAYKLAKLGFVVKELIGGIDWWQRDGYAISTGDEPGVLLASSIECGC, encoded by the coding sequence ATGAGTGCTGTGTTATCGAGTGGCTTGGCCACCGCAGTGGAGTCAGAAATCTTTTTTGCTGCGCAATTGCAGTTTCGTACTGATTCAGCCGATTTGGCGGCGGATTTAATCGCGGCAGAGCCGCAAATTGTCGTCATTGATACGCGCTCCGTGGCGCATTACCAAGCCGCGCATATTCCGGGAGCGATTTCATTTCCGCATCGATTGATGACCGCAGAATCAACCGCCGACTGGGATCGCAGCAAAGTCTATGTGACGTATTGCGATGGCATCGGCTGTAACGGCTCGACGTGGGGTGCGTACAAATTGGCGAAACTGGGCTTTGTCGTTAAAGAGTTGATCGGCGGGATTGATTGGTGGCAGCGTGATGGGTACGCGATTTCGACGGGTGATGAGCCGGGTGTATTGCTCGCTAGCTCAATTGAATGTGGGTGCTGA
- a CDS encoding FMN-binding negative transcriptional regulator, with amino-acid sequence MYTPPHFVEKDSASLLHLMANNPLATLVQMTSEGLNANLIPMYWYDDGSELGVLRGHVARKNPLWQESDSAILALFRASDEYISPSYFPSKAKDPRVVPTWNYAVVQVKGTLKAIEDADWLLTLLNQMTAQHEAERVEPWQIADAPAEYIQKMLAAIVGIEIAITALDGKFKLSQNQTAENQAGVAANTKSSDLVAFMQR; translated from the coding sequence ATGTATACACCTCCTCATTTTGTAGAAAAAGATTCAGCGAGTTTATTGCATTTAATGGCCAATAATCCATTGGCAACCTTGGTGCAGATGACGTCGGAGGGATTAAATGCAAATTTAATCCCAATGTATTGGTATGACGATGGCTCTGAATTGGGCGTGTTGCGCGGCCATGTGGCGCGGAAAAATCCGCTCTGGCAGGAATCTGATTCGGCGATTCTGGCCTTATTTCGGGCGAGCGATGAGTATATTTCACCGTCGTATTTCCCCAGCAAAGCCAAAGACCCTCGCGTGGTGCCGACTTGGAATTATGCGGTGGTGCAAGTGAAGGGAACACTGAAGGCGATTGAAGATGCCGATTGGCTGCTCACTTTGCTCAATCAAATGACCGCGCAGCATGAAGCAGAGCGAGTCGAGCCGTGGCAAATTGCCGATGCGCCAGCAGAATATATTCAGAAAATGCTGGCGGCGATTGTGGGGATAGAAATTGCGATTACCGCACTCGATGGCAAATTTAAGTTGAGCCAAAATCAAACCGCTGAAAATCAAGCAGGCGTTGCTGCTAATACGAAAAGCTCGGATTTAGTCGCTTTTATGCAAAGGTAA
- a CDS encoding GNAT family N-acetyltransferase — MVLNEFDQPVGDLVPNWQPAPFPPHVTLSGWDCRVEPLNPARHGAALWQAFSEDSGVLWTYFAEGPFANEADFLVYLAQRAAARDPQFYAIVDAASGRALGLAAYLRIEPEVGVIEVGYLHFSPALQGTRLATAAMVLMMQNAFALGYRRYEWKCNALNAPSRRAALRLGFSFEGIFRQARVSKGHNRDTAWFSVLDGEWPALSAVYARWLVADNFDDDGQQRVALSSLTQQIHSEIRD, encoded by the coding sequence ATGGTTTTAAACGAATTTGATCAGCCGGTGGGCGATCTTGTGCCGAACTGGCAGCCAGCGCCGTTTCCACCGCATGTGACATTAAGTGGCTGGGATTGCCGTGTTGAGCCACTTAATCCGGCTCGTCATGGTGCGGCGTTGTGGCAAGCGTTTAGCGAAGACAGTGGTGTGCTATGGACGTATTTTGCCGAAGGCCCGTTTGCCAATGAGGCCGACTTTTTGGTGTATCTCGCCCAACGCGCAGCGGCTCGCGATCCGCAGTTTTATGCGATTGTCGACGCGGCGAGCGGGCGGGCGTTGGGTTTGGCGGCGTATTTGCGGATCGAGCCTGAAGTTGGCGTCATTGAAGTGGGTTATCTGCATTTTTCACCAGCGCTGCAAGGCACGCGTTTGGCGACGGCGGCAATGGTGTTGATGATGCAAAACGCGTTTGCGCTGGGCTACCGCCGCTATGAATGGAAGTGCAATGCACTGAATGCGCCATCGCGCCGCGCTGCGTTGCGTTTGGGTTTTTCCTTTGAAGGAATTTTCCGCCAAGCACGGGTAAGCAAAGGCCACAATCGCGATACGGCGTGGTTTTCGGTGCTCGATGGTGAATGGCCGGCACTGTCGGCGGTGTATGCACGCTGGCTGGTTGCGGATAATTTCGACGACGATGGCCAACAGCGCGTGGCTTTATCAAGCCTGACTCAGCAAATCCATAGCGAGATACGCGACTGA
- a CDS encoding S8 family serine peptidase, with protein sequence MKLKHQVLLGAMMAALGVQAQAEVVDRIVVKLKPSLMMRSASADDISQTIAAASNGQAKHVSTMADGQSQVLQLPKGLSGAALQAYLKKLEASGEFESVEADVWMYPMGVTQPTDSLWSSLWGLQSVVPASNYGADFIGAWEYVNGQGVVVGVIDTGNVPHPDLGQLSPVSGNYASSGYSFISDCYRAGSCDWTTGSRTIKPVATALDQGDWCTSTDVSNQICQRTGSSSFHGSHVAGTIAALGYNAAGVIGGAYNARILPVRVLGKGGGSSIDITDGIRWAAGIHPTIPNPNPAKVINMSLGGSSSSCPSFYQSAINDAVAAGVTIVVAAGNENRDAQQSTPANCANVITVGATGKAGERASYSNFGSKITLAAPGGNGSTRITSTVNKSLDRVDLSANGAGYVGMNGTSMATPHVAAAVALMLSANPKLTFNDVVSLLKQSATAFPSGSTCTTSNCGAGILNAAGAVRLAKQSAGDNTEPVVTPVPTTPPVVTPKPTLPPVVTPKPTVPPVVTPTPVPPVAGCYVAWSEGKTFTVGDLVTFDGRNYKARTTHVAYVGTNWNPKASLTLWQDVGACTGTVTPSPAPVITPKPTVAPTAAPTTMPSATPAPVITPTPNCPAWSATATYIAGQCVAFNGKTFAAKWWTKGEQPGAAQWGPWAEQAAVAAKRK encoded by the coding sequence ATGAAATTGAAACATCAGGTATTACTCGGGGCGATGATGGCCGCTCTGGGCGTGCAAGCGCAGGCCGAAGTGGTTGATCGTATCGTCGTTAAGCTGAAACCATCGCTGATGATGCGTTCAGCCAGTGCCGATGATATTAGCCAAACGATTGCTGCAGCCAGCAACGGCCAAGCTAAACATGTTTCAACGATGGCGGATGGCCAGTCGCAAGTTTTGCAATTACCAAAAGGTTTATCGGGCGCGGCTTTGCAAGCGTATTTGAAAAAGCTAGAAGCTAGCGGTGAGTTTGAATCGGTGGAAGCCGATGTGTGGATGTACCCAATGGGCGTGACGCAACCGACTGATAGTTTGTGGAGCTCACTCTGGGGTTTGCAGTCAGTTGTTCCGGCGAGCAATTACGGTGCGGATTTTATCGGCGCTTGGGAATACGTGAATGGTCAAGGTGTGGTCGTTGGCGTGATTGATACGGGTAATGTACCGCATCCTGATTTGGGCCAACTAAGCCCTGTTAGCGGCAATTATGCGTCATCGGGGTACTCTTTTATTAGCGATTGCTATCGCGCCGGTTCCTGCGATTGGACGACCGGCTCTCGAACGATTAAGCCGGTTGCGACGGCTTTAGATCAAGGTGATTGGTGCACTAGCACGGATGTGAGCAATCAAATTTGCCAACGCACTGGCAGCAGTTCTTTCCATGGCTCGCACGTGGCAGGCACGATTGCTGCGCTGGGTTATAACGCTGCTGGTGTGATTGGTGGCGCGTATAACGCCCGAATCTTGCCGGTTCGTGTCTTGGGTAAGGGCGGTGGTTCATCGATTGATATTACCGACGGCATCCGTTGGGCCGCAGGTATTCACCCGACAATTCCAAATCCAAATCCAGCCAAAGTCATTAATATGAGTTTGGGTGGCAGCTCAAGTTCTTGCCCAAGCTTTTACCAATCGGCGATTAACGATGCGGTGGCTGCGGGCGTAACCATTGTTGTTGCCGCGGGGAATGAAAACCGTGACGCGCAACAATCAACGCCGGCCAACTGCGCTAATGTGATTACGGTTGGCGCGACGGGCAAGGCGGGCGAACGCGCTAGCTATTCCAATTTTGGTAGCAAAATCACCTTGGCGGCACCCGGCGGGAATGGTTCAACACGTATTACATCAACCGTAAATAAGAGTTTGGATCGGGTCGATTTGTCGGCCAATGGTGCGGGCTACGTCGGCATGAATGGTACCTCAATGGCGACACCCCACGTCGCTGCGGCGGTGGCTTTGATGCTGAGTGCCAATCCGAAACTCACATTTAACGATGTCGTGAGCTTGTTGAAACAATCTGCCACGGCGTTCCCAAGCGGCAGTACGTGCACGACTAGCAATTGCGGCGCAGGGATTTTGAATGCCGCAGGCGCAGTGCGTTTGGCGAAACAATCGGCGGGTGATAATACCGAGCCTGTTGTGACGCCAGTCCCAACGACACCGCCAGTGGTGACACCAAAACCAACTTTACCGCCAGTCGTCACGCCGAAACCGACCGTACCTCCAGTGGTAACCCCAACACCAGTGCCACCAGTTGCGGGCTGCTATGTGGCATGGAGCGAAGGCAAAACCTTTACAGTTGGCGATTTGGTGACGTTTGATGGTCGCAACTATAAAGCGCGTACCACGCATGTGGCGTACGTTGGTACAAACTGGAATCCAAAAGCCAGCTTGACCTTGTGGCAAGACGTGGGTGCTTGCACCGGTACTGTAACGCCAAGCCCAGCGCCAGTGATTACGCCGAAACCAACGGTTGCGCCAACCGCAGCACCAACGACAATGCCAAGTGCTACTCCAGCACCGGTGATTACGCCAACGCCAAATTGCCCCGCATGGTCGGCAACAGCAACATATATCGCTGGTCAATGTGTTGCGTTTAACGGCAAAACTTTTGCTGCTAAATGGTGGACGAAAGGCGAGCAACCTGGCGCAGCGCAATGGGGCCCTTGGGCTGAGCAAGCTGCAGTCGCTGCAAAACGTAAATAA
- a CDS encoding DMT family transporter, whose product MMSIQRRNGIFLIVLSAVAFGWMPIFGSWAYDSGVNTQGLLLIRFSVAGLVMAAVMLIRRATWPRGRTLLGLMAMGGIGYVGQAFGYFSALRHGSAALAALLLYVYPVLVTLACAFWWKEKLSARTWVALGLACVSLILTIGPAGGQWLGVIFGLSAAVIYSGYIIAGSRLTPLVGALPAATVVMLSAAGSLWLSTLWSTPTWPTTTASWSAAVAIALVSTVVAIFAFLAGLDYLSASEASTLSTLEPVVSVLLAAFILGEHLSMLQWLGGAGILIAGLMIALAPVIPAPE is encoded by the coding sequence ATGATGAGCATTCAGCGTCGCAACGGTATTTTCTTAATTGTTCTCTCTGCCGTTGCCTTTGGCTGGATGCCGATTTTTGGTAGCTGGGCTTATGATAGTGGCGTGAATACCCAAGGTTTATTGCTGATTCGCTTTAGTGTGGCTGGCTTGGTGATGGCAGCCGTTATGCTGATTCGCCGCGCCACATGGCCTAGAGGCCGAACTTTGCTGGGTTTAATGGCAATGGGCGGGATTGGTTATGTGGGTCAAGCTTTTGGCTATTTTTCCGCGCTACGCCACGGCTCGGCAGCTTTGGCTGCCTTATTGCTGTATGTCTATCCCGTTCTGGTGACCTTGGCCTGTGCGTTTTGGTGGAAAGAAAAACTCTCTGCGCGAACGTGGGTGGCACTGGGCTTGGCCTGCGTGAGCTTGATTCTCACCATCGGCCCTGCTGGTGGGCAATGGTTGGGCGTGATCTTTGGCCTATCGGCAGCGGTGATTTATTCAGGCTACATCATTGCGGGCAGCCGACTAACCCCCTTAGTCGGCGCTTTGCCTGCGGCAACGGTGGTGATGCTCTCCGCGGCGGGTAGTTTATGGCTGAGTACGCTCTGGAGCACGCCGACGTGGCCAACCACAACCGCCAGCTGGTCGGCGGCGGTGGCGATTGCTTTGGTTTCAACTGTGGTGGCGATTTTCGCCTTTTTGGCGGGATTGGATTATTTATCGGCCAGCGAAGCCTCGACGCTATCGACACTTGAGCCCGTCGTCAGTGTCTTGCTGGCAGCGTTTATTTTAGGCGAGCATTTATCCATGCTGCAGTGGCTGGGTGGTGCAGGTATATTAATCGCCGGCTTGATGATTGCGCTTGCGCCAGTGATACCCGCGCCTGAATAA
- a CDS encoding undecaprenyl-diphosphate phosphatase → MDPILLFHSLIMGLVEGITEFLPISSTGHLILTGDLLNFLPKEKRNVYEIFIQLGAMLAVIWEYRAKFCTTLSGIKRPGNERNLFLGIIIAFIPAAILGLLFSKSIKEHLFQPIPVATMFIVGGLIILWAEKRQHSVRVETVDDISLKDAIKVGLCQCLALIPGTSRSGATIIGGMFMGLSRKAATEFSFFLGIPTLGAASIYSIIKYRNELSMDDFGVFAVGFVASFIFAFIAIRALIKFISTHTFIVFAWYRIAFGLVVLATWHFGLVNWTA, encoded by the coding sequence ATGGATCCAATTTTATTATTTCATTCCCTCATCATGGGCTTGGTGGAAGGGATTACCGAATTCCTACCGATTTCATCGACGGGCCATCTGATTCTCACTGGCGATTTGCTTAACTTCTTGCCAAAAGAAAAACGCAATGTGTACGAGATTTTCATCCAGCTCGGCGCAATGCTGGCGGTGATATGGGAATATCGCGCCAAATTCTGCACAACGCTATCCGGAATCAAGCGTCCAGGTAATGAGCGCAACTTATTTTTGGGCATTATCATTGCGTTTATTCCTGCGGCAATCCTCGGTTTATTATTCAGCAAAAGTATCAAAGAACATTTATTCCAACCGATTCCAGTTGCAACGATGTTTATCGTTGGCGGCTTAATTATTTTGTGGGCAGAGAAACGTCAGCATAGCGTTCGCGTTGAAACTGTGGATGACATCAGCCTCAAAGATGCGATCAAAGTCGGTCTCTGCCAATGCTTAGCCTTGATTCCCGGCACCAGCCGCTCAGGCGCAACGATTATTGGCGGCATGTTTATGGGCTTGTCGCGCAAAGCTGCGACGGAGTTCTCGTTCTTTTTGGGGATTCCAACACTGGGCGCAGCATCCATTTACAGCATCATCAAGTATCGCAATGAATTGAGCATGGATGATTTTGGCGTCTTCGCCGTAGGCTTTGTCGCCTCGTTCATTTTTGCCTTTATTGCCATCCGTGCCTTAATCAAATTCATTTCGACGCACACTTTCATTGTGTTTGCTTGGTATCGGATTGCTTTTGGTCTCGTGGTTCTGGCGACTTGGCACTTTGGGCTTGTGAATTGGACTGCATAA
- a CDS encoding alpha/beta hydrolase, with amino-acid sequence MLHLLRKVSKLVILIVVVIGLTVLGVRAFELRSFPELELWHTYVPKELSIAEFDQAKWQDFTQAETQIFQAVLSEVTGKLPEAAQTKFNRYHAKASVYPPSFKTDWNRSYVLEPAGKPKGAVVLLHGLTDSPYSLRHIAQRYVANGFAVVAIRLPGHGTVPAGLTNVSWEEWMAATRLAVREAKRIAPAELPLHIVGFSNGGALAVKYAADALENPALARPDRLILLSPMIGVTRFARFAGVAGWPAILPSFAKAAWLSVVPEFNPFKYNSFPVNGARQSFRLTEALQEQIALLAQNGKLKDIAPITTFQSLLDFTVSTPAIVSGLYAHLPDNGSELMLFDANRSINFNPLLRPSTETALSRMMPSTPKQYQITVIGNDAAEKDSLNTIARTFAPGATTATQRALDIPYPADIFSLSHVAVPFPMDDALYGVNPVKDEYFGIHLGTLAPRGERGALIVSMDFITRMSANPFYPLMIERIDSGIQQPKPPKGKSTPLATPVDSQLDAKDFLQLIDQQPADQI; translated from the coding sequence ATGCTTCATTTACTACGCAAAGTAAGCAAACTCGTAATACTGATTGTCGTCGTGATTGGACTTACCGTACTCGGAGTCAGAGCATTTGAATTACGTAGTTTTCCTGAGCTTGAACTTTGGCATACTTATGTGCCCAAAGAATTGAGCATCGCCGAGTTCGACCAAGCAAAATGGCAAGATTTTACCCAAGCAGAGACACAAATTTTCCAGGCAGTTCTTTCCGAAGTCACTGGTAAGCTGCCGGAAGCGGCGCAAACAAAATTTAATCGCTACCACGCTAAAGCCAGCGTCTACCCGCCTAGTTTTAAAACCGATTGGAACCGCTCTTACGTACTTGAGCCTGCAGGCAAGCCCAAAGGTGCCGTGGTGTTATTGCACGGGCTCACCGATTCGCCTTACAGCTTACGGCATATCGCGCAACGCTATGTTGCCAATGGTTTTGCAGTGGTCGCCATTCGTCTACCGGGGCACGGTACTGTGCCAGCAGGATTAACAAATGTGAGCTGGGAAGAATGGATGGCCGCCACGCGCCTTGCCGTTCGTGAAGCAAAACGCATCGCGCCAGCAGAACTGCCACTCCATATCGTCGGTTTCTCGAACGGTGGCGCTTTAGCGGTGAAATACGCTGCCGATGCATTAGAAAATCCAGCGCTCGCCCGCCCCGACCGCCTCATTTTATTGTCACCGATGATCGGTGTAACTCGCTTTGCGCGTTTTGCTGGCGTAGCAGGTTGGCCAGCCATTTTGCCTTCGTTTGCCAAAGCGGCGTGGCTGAGTGTGGTACCTGAATTTAATCCATTTAAGTACAACTCGTTTCCAGTCAACGGCGCACGCCAGTCTTTCCGCTTAACTGAGGCGCTACAAGAGCAAATTGCCCTGCTCGCACAAAATGGCAAACTCAAAGACATCGCCCCCATCACCACTTTCCAATCGCTACTCGACTTTACCGTCAGCACCCCCGCGATTGTTTCTGGCCTATATGCCCACTTACCTGACAATGGCAGTGAATTAATGCTGTTTGATGCGAACCGCTCAATCAATTTTAACCCACTGCTGCGCCCAAGCACTGAAACGGCCTTGTCTCGCATGATGCCAAGCACACCTAAACAATACCAAATCACGGTAATTGGCAACGATGCGGCCGAGAAAGACAGCTTGAATACCATCGCCCGTACTTTTGCGCCAGGTGCGACAACTGCGACCCAACGAGCATTGGACATCCCTTATCCTGCCGATATTTTCTCCCTCTCGCATGTTGCAGTTCCTTTCCCAATGGACGATGCGCTGTATGGGGTAAATCCAGTCAAAGACGAATACTTTGGTATTCATCTGGGCACACTCGCCCCCCGTGGCGAGCGCGGCGCGCTGATTGTCAGCATGGACTTCATTACGCGGATGTCGGCCAACCCGTTTTATCCACTCATGATCGAACGTATTGATTCCGGCATTCAACAACCCAAACCACCAAAAGGAAAATCGACCCCACTCGCCACGCCCGTTGATTCGCAATTAGACGCGAAAGATTTTCTTCAACTCATCGATCAGCAGCCAGCGGATCAAATCTAG
- a CDS encoding DciA family protein, translated as MNRDHSLKRLMQQVDTLNQILDIVRSALPAEVANVCQGVAWAGSELMIAVPFSAAATRIRQAAPDILHALGSAGWHATAIRPKVQVALQHGNPIQTKNLQIPDAAKTALNELSQQVDDPALKQALASLLKHHSGKK; from the coding sequence ATGAATCGAGACCACTCGCTCAAACGACTCATGCAGCAAGTGGATACGCTCAATCAAATCTTGGACATTGTCCGAAGTGCTCTACCCGCAGAAGTCGCCAACGTTTGCCAAGGTGTGGCATGGGCGGGAAGCGAATTGATGATTGCCGTGCCATTTAGTGCCGCAGCCACGCGAATTCGCCAAGCCGCACCCGATATCTTGCACGCATTGGGTTCGGCAGGTTGGCACGCTACCGCAATTAGACCGAAGGTGCAAGTTGCATTGCAACACGGAAATCCGATTCAAACCAAGAACTTACAAATCCCCGACGCAGCAAAAACAGCACTCAATGAACTAAGCCAGCAAGTCGACGATCCCGCGCTCAAGCAAGCACTGGCAAGCTTACTCAAGCATCACAGTGGTAAAAAATAG
- a CDS encoding M23 family metallopeptidase → MNIILVSNRLDKAISLGQRELLALGLILTLLIGAAAFGLGMLFAPNRVEPLLRLMPGQHDRQSEIDALAVQVGQLQAKLTRLDGLATRVGDKTGIDIKPFLSQQAAPQGGLAQPGQSFSLSGLEALLGTTDGKMSALIDQLTLAEAVLLTPQSEHLPRHSPMVIAPQSSSFGWRVDPFTGAQVFHEGVDYQGDTGTPVVAAATGKVVYAAYHPQYGNMIELDHGNDLTSRYAHASRLMVKMGDTVKVGDTVALLGSTGRSTGPHLHFEIRYRGVAQNPLRFIDAGNTAVAQK, encoded by the coding sequence ATGAACATTATTTTAGTTTCCAATCGGCTGGATAAGGCAATTTCACTAGGCCAGCGCGAACTGCTGGCCTTGGGTTTGATTTTAACGCTATTAATTGGTGCTGCGGCATTTGGATTGGGGATGTTGTTTGCGCCCAATCGGGTTGAGCCACTACTAAGATTAATGCCCGGCCAACATGATAGGCAAAGTGAAATTGATGCCTTGGCAGTGCAAGTAGGGCAGTTGCAGGCCAAGCTCACGCGGCTTGATGGCCTAGCTACACGAGTGGGCGATAAAACCGGCATTGATATTAAACCGTTTTTAAGTCAGCAAGCTGCACCGCAAGGTGGACTGGCTCAGCCAGGACAATCATTTTCATTGAGTGGGCTAGAGGCTTTGCTAGGTACGACTGATGGCAAAATGAGTGCTTTGATTGACCAGCTCACCTTGGCTGAGGCGGTTCTGTTGACGCCGCAGTCTGAGCATTTGCCACGCCACTCGCCCATGGTCATTGCGCCGCAGTCGTCTAGTTTTGGCTGGCGAGTTGATCCATTTACTGGCGCTCAGGTGTTTCATGAGGGTGTTGATTACCAAGGTGATACTGGCACACCTGTCGTCGCAGCAGCGACAGGTAAGGTGGTGTATGCGGCTTACCATCCTCAATATGGTAATATGATTGAGCTTGATCATGGTAACGACCTCACGAGTCGGTATGCTCACGCTAGCCGTTTGATGGTGAAAATGGGCGATACGGTCAAAGTGGGTGATACGGTGGCCTTGCTAGGTAGTACGGGGCGTTCAACAGGGCCGCATTTGCATTTTGAAATTCGCTACCGTGGCGTAGCGCAAAATCCCTTGCGATTCATTGATGCTGGCAATACAGCCGTTGCGCAGAAATGA